A region from the Lentimonas sp. CC4 genome encodes:
- the urtD gene encoding urea ABC transporter ATP-binding protein UrtD — protein MPSDTDFLLAIEDLTVSFDGFKAVDDLTLYIDKGELRVIIGPNGAGKTTVLDLISGKTKSSSGSIRYNNIEMTGLREHEIVRAGIGRKFQTPSIYEKLSVFENLEISYPWGRTVWGSLRFSRNAKVVERIFEVAEEIFLSDVLDQPAELLSHGQKQWLEIGMLLVQDPELVMLDEPVAGMTAKERDATAILLRKIAKERSIIIIEHDMDFVAKIADRVTVLHLGKIIKEGTMEEVRDDPRVKEVYLGH, from the coding sequence ATGCCAAGTGATACAGATTTCTTATTAGCGATCGAGGATTTGACTGTGAGCTTTGATGGATTCAAGGCCGTCGATGATCTGACACTCTACATTGATAAAGGTGAACTCCGTGTGATTATCGGGCCGAATGGTGCAGGTAAGACGACGGTGCTCGATTTGATTAGCGGTAAGACGAAGTCTAGCTCGGGCAGTATTCGCTATAACAATATTGAGATGACTGGTCTGCGTGAGCACGAGATCGTGCGAGCGGGGATCGGGCGGAAGTTTCAGACGCCATCGATTTATGAGAAGCTCAGTGTCTTTGAAAACCTAGAGATCTCATATCCCTGGGGACGCACCGTCTGGGGGTCGCTTCGGTTCAGTCGCAATGCAAAGGTGGTTGAACGTATCTTCGAGGTCGCGGAAGAAATCTTTCTTTCGGACGTGTTGGATCAACCCGCTGAACTTCTGAGTCACGGACAAAAGCAATGGCTAGAGATCGGCATGTTGTTGGTGCAAGATCCAGAGCTGGTGATGTTAGATGAGCCCGTTGCTGGTATGACTGCGAAGGAGCGTGATGCGACTGCGATACTGCTACGGAAGATCGCGAAGGAACGCTCCATTATCATTATCGAACACGATATGGATTTTGTCGCTAAGATCGCGGATCGAGTGACGGTTCTTCACTTAGGTAAGATTATTAAGGAAGGGACCATGGAGGAAGTTCGCGATGACCCACGAGTGAAAGAGGTTTATCTAGGTCATTAA
- the urtE gene encoding urea ABC transporter ATP-binding subunit UrtE produces the protein MFYIKNLQVSYGESEVIGGLNLELGEGEILAVMGRNGMGKTTLFKSLIGILGCGAGSSIKINDVELAKQPSYKRVRNGLAYVPQGRMIYPTMTVTDNIRVGLDTAKSKKIPDYIYELFPVLDEMGKRMGGNLSGGQQQQLAIARALVTEPKVLLLDEPTEGIQPSIIKEMARSLKKVRDMQGISIIVAEQVLSFTLDACDRFLVMEGGAIVHSNTRDEVDAEKIKAFLSV, from the coding sequence ATGTTTTATATAAAAAATCTACAAGTAAGTTACGGTGAGAGTGAGGTCATAGGAGGCTTAAATCTCGAACTGGGAGAAGGCGAAATTCTCGCGGTCATGGGCCGCAATGGTATGGGTAAGACGACGCTCTTTAAGTCGCTGATCGGCATTCTTGGTTGCGGCGCTGGCAGCAGCATCAAGATCAATGATGTGGAGCTTGCGAAACAGCCTAGTTACAAGCGTGTTCGCAACGGCTTAGCCTATGTGCCACAGGGACGAATGATTTATCCGACGATGACGGTGACGGATAATATTCGTGTGGGCTTAGATACCGCCAAGTCGAAAAAGATCCCGGATTATATCTATGAGCTTTTTCCAGTGCTCGATGAGATGGGCAAGCGTATGGGAGGTAACTTGTCTGGCGGGCAGCAGCAGCAGTTAGCCATTGCACGCGCTCTAGTGACAGAGCCTAAGGTTTTGCTATTGGACGAACCGACTGAAGGGATCCAGCCATCGATTATTAAAGAAATGGCACGATCACTTAAGAAGGTGAGAGATATGCAGGGAATTTCGATTATCGTGGCAGAGCAGGTGCTCTCTTTCACGCTGGATGCATGTGACCGATTCCTCGTGATGGAGGGCGGAGCCATCGTGCATTCGAACACGAGAGACGAAGTCGATGCGGAGAAGATCAAAGCATTCCTATCGGTATGA
- the fmdA gene encoding formamidase, giving the protein MKTLIKVDLNTPPEEQDVIHNRWHPDIPMVAMVNPGDEFRVECVDWTGGQISNDDDATDIKEVDLTKVHYLSGPIGVKGAEPGDLMVVEILDVGVLDDFEWGFTGLFAKENGGGFLTEQYPDARKACWDFHGIKTSSRHIPNVEFVGIMHPGLIGCLPSQKLLDDWNIREKELFDTDPERVPPLAALPYPETAHMGRMSPSEAAEAAKEAARTVPPREHGGNCDIKNLTRGSKVYFPVYVKDGGLSMGDIHFSQGDGEITFCGAIEMAGYLDIRVNLIKKGVEKYGVINPIFEPSPMEPRYSNHLIFEGISVDENGKQHYLDVHVAYRQACLNAIEYMKKFGYTGEQAYAILGTAPVEGHISGIVDIPNACATLFLPTDIFDFNIKPNAEGPKASVTPGTDLAKA; this is encoded by the coding sequence ATGAAAACATTAATCAAAGTCGACCTGAACACCCCACCGGAAGAGCAAGATGTCATCCATAATCGCTGGCACCCTGACATCCCGATGGTGGCGATGGTAAACCCGGGCGATGAATTTCGCGTGGAATGTGTCGACTGGACGGGTGGTCAAATTAGCAATGATGATGATGCCACTGACATCAAAGAAGTCGATTTGACCAAGGTGCACTATCTGAGTGGACCGATCGGTGTGAAGGGTGCGGAGCCTGGTGACTTGATGGTCGTCGAAATTCTAGATGTGGGCGTGTTGGATGATTTTGAGTGGGGCTTCACCGGCTTATTCGCTAAAGAAAACGGCGGTGGCTTCTTGACCGAACAATATCCGGACGCACGTAAGGCGTGTTGGGACTTTCATGGTATCAAAACATCCTCACGTCACATTCCGAATGTAGAGTTTGTCGGGATTATGCACCCCGGGTTGATCGGGTGTTTGCCATCTCAAAAATTACTGGATGATTGGAATATTCGCGAGAAGGAGCTGTTTGATACAGATCCTGAGCGAGTGCCACCGTTGGCAGCGTTGCCGTATCCTGAGACCGCGCACATGGGGCGCATGTCTCCTTCTGAGGCAGCAGAGGCGGCTAAAGAAGCAGCCCGCACCGTGCCGCCTCGCGAGCACGGCGGTAATTGTGATATTAAGAATCTGACGCGTGGCTCAAAAGTGTATTTCCCGGTCTATGTGAAAGACGGTGGTCTCTCTATGGGGGACATCCACTTCTCGCAAGGCGATGGTGAGATCACTTTCTGTGGCGCGATTGAAATGGCAGGCTATCTCGATATTCGTGTGAACTTGATCAAGAAGGGCGTAGAGAAATACGGAGTGATTAATCCGATCTTTGAGCCTAGCCCGATGGAGCCGCGTTATAGCAATCACCTTATCTTCGAGGGGATCTCAGTCGATGAGAATGGCAAGCAGCACTATTTGGATGTGCATGTGGCCTATCGCCAAGCATGTCTGAATGCGATCGAGTATATGAAGAAGTTTGGCTACACGGGCGAACAAGCGTATGCGATCTTGGGCACGGCACCAGTGGAAGGGCATATCAGCGGAATTGTTGATATCCCGAATGCTTGTGCGACGCTCTTCCTGCCGACAGACATTTTCGACTTCAATATTAAGCCGAATGCGGAAGGGCCGAAGGCATCAGTGACTCCGGGCACTGATTTGGCGAAGGCATAG
- a CDS encoding zinc ribbon domain-containing protein, producing the protein MTLFEYNCKEHGLFEQLRPMGLRKHPAPCPDCGKLSPRAYSMAKVSHMDPAKKKAIERNIKSQFEPHICSANCGHEAPGLIPPSHRQKPKVESYNGPRSWVIEHAV; encoded by the coding sequence ATGACACTTTTTGAATACAACTGTAAGGAGCATGGCCTATTTGAGCAGCTCCGCCCCATGGGACTTCGTAAGCATCCGGCACCTTGTCCGGATTGCGGTAAACTGTCGCCTCGCGCTTATTCGATGGCGAAAGTTTCTCATATGGATCCCGCGAAGAAGAAGGCGATTGAGCGTAATATTAAAAGCCAGTTTGAGCCGCATATTTGTAGTGCTAATTGCGGGCATGAAGCACCGGGCTTAATTCCGCCGAGCCATCGTCAAAAGCCGAAAGTGGAATCATACAATGGCCCGCGCTCGTGGGTGATTGAGCACGCGGTTTAG
- the def gene encoding peptide deformylase, producing the protein MLLRVTQYGEPILRKVGDPITEFDDALAQLADDMVDTMYDEDGIGLAAQQVGLALQFCVMDVRPPEGEKPPFDYTFDGKQPPLDLIMPMAIANPKVTIIDPTEDVYEEGCLSFPDVRGKITRPIGVRCEFQDTEGNPHVLEATGLLGRCILHETDHLNGKLFIDTMDKRDLQRMATKIKKIRRNSRDYLKLHK; encoded by the coding sequence ATGCTTTTAAGAGTCACTCAATACGGCGAACCCATCCTACGCAAAGTCGGCGATCCCATCACAGAATTCGATGACGCCCTTGCGCAGCTAGCGGACGACATGGTCGACACCATGTATGACGAAGACGGCATCGGCCTGGCCGCCCAACAAGTTGGACTCGCACTACAGTTTTGCGTGATGGACGTGCGCCCGCCCGAAGGCGAAAAGCCGCCCTTTGACTACACATTCGACGGCAAACAGCCGCCCCTCGATCTCATCATGCCGATGGCGATCGCCAACCCAAAGGTCACCATCATCGACCCGACCGAAGACGTTTACGAAGAAGGCTGCCTCTCGTTTCCCGATGTGCGCGGCAAAATCACGCGCCCCATCGGCGTGCGTTGCGAATTTCAGGACACCGAAGGCAACCCACACGTGCTCGAAGCCACTGGCCTCCTCGGCCGCTGCATCCTGCACGAGACCGACCACCTAAATGGCAAACTCTTCATCGACACCATGGACAAGCGCGACCTCCAACGCATGGCGACGAAGATCAAAAAGATCCGCCGCAACAGCCGCGACTATTTGAAGCTGCATAAGTAG